From Watersipora subatra chromosome 8, tzWatSuba1.1, whole genome shotgun sequence, a single genomic window includes:
- the LOC137402283 gene encoding uncharacterized protein: MAEALADVECEFCCRKSDTIVSPKVLPCSHIHCMTCLTTYYESKHLLLCGNSGCGQVFEMPPDSLPSYDLGTEKTLCDVCLKKSSPRQKAISYCTYCCRKFCPAHLESHDDTLDDHHKITILEHLVQQQKAKVSRCPKHKDQQYILGCGVCYVLSCLKCVPNLPTCDTGSTHSLLLLEDLASALLTGTISAESSARDEQFEVLFKQISKMVSDYDSQTEDMLTMIHKKRDGQINSLKEQYDEIEKKVLENRQKSKVQMTDFLEDVVLDKWKSLRNYREMLETKIQHSPPDDIVRGFKELKEQMDKFIVEELPRLEVGGQLQLRQTGEKREIELKIVSADDIVVNSNLHSVVPQQPQLPLFPPPKSITLLKSIDLTSPPVSVCQHEGVTYVGLNNGTVSRIDSNYKLHDSFISTSGRVESISLHENRLYILSRSKPHTVCVYDLSGQVITTWQHPPHDNYSSMLTVAAGNVVVADPPNKRLTIYSLTGETLRNVSCPLLSNHRVTICAGHGDDVLIADHKTKKVFRFNITTRNVMWTFTHPDYPQGMVCYGDYILVAACDSSIIYTLSYATGGKVTEMRDDAIGGLISSIHSLSVTGNTLVVPRYYTQKLLFFKLSEK, translated from the exons ATGGCTGAAGCTCTAGCAGATGTTGAGTGTGAGTTTTGCTGCCGTAAAAGTGACACCATTGTCAGCCCCAAAGTGCTACCATGCAGTCATATTCACTGTATGACCTGTTTGACCACCTACTATGAGAGCAAGCACCTGCTGCTGTGTGGAAACAGTGGATGCGG CCAGGTGTTTGAGATGCCACCAGACAGTCTACCATCTTATGACTTGGGTACAGAAAAGACACTCTGTGATGTTTGTCTAAAGAAGAGCTCACCAAGACAGAAAGCTATCAGCTATTGTACTTACTGCTGTAGGAAGTTCTGCCCTGCTCATTTGGAG TCTCATGATGATACACTTGATGACCATCATAAGATAACAATACTTGAGCACCTGGTTCAACAGCAAAAAGCTAAAGTTAGCCGCTGCCCAAAGCATAAAGACCAACAATATATTCTTGGATGTGGAGTCTGTTATGTGCTCAGCTGCTTGAAGTGTGTTCCTAACTTACCAACCTGTGACACTG GTTCTACACATTCTCTGCTTCTATTAGAGGACCTGGCATCAGCCCTTCTTACAGGCACCATATCTGCTGAGAGTTCAGCTAGGGATGAGCAGTTTGAAGTGTTGTTCAAGCAAATATCTAAGATGGTCTCTGATTATGACAGTCAGACTGAAGACATGCTAACAATGATTCATAAAAAGAGAGATGGGCAG ATAAACTCACTGAAGGAGCAGTATGACGAAATAGAAAAGAAGGTGCTTGAGAACAGACAGAAGTCTAAAGTACAGATGACTGATTTTCTGGAGGATGTTGTTCTCGACAAGTGGAAAAGTCTCAGAAACTACAGAGAAATGTTGGAGACTAAAATCCAACATTCTCCACCA GATGACATTGTGAGAGGGTTCAAGGAGCTGAAGGAACAGATGGACAAATTTATTGTGGAAGAGTTGCCTAGACTGGAAGtgggaggacaactccaattaaGGCAAACAG gtgaaaagcgtgagattgAGTTGAAGATTGTTTCAGCTGATGACATAGTAGTTAACAGTAACCTGCACTCTGTAGTTCCTCAACAACCACAACTTCCTTTATTCCCTCCTCCAAAGTCTATAACTCTACTCAAATCCATAGATCTAACATCACCTCCTGTATCAGTATGTCAGCATGAAGGAGTTACATATGTTGGATTGAATAATGGTACAGTCAGTAGAATTGATAGCAACTACAAGCTGCATGACTCGTTCATCTCTACGTCTGGTCGTGTTGAGTCCATCAGCCTCCATGAGAACAGACTATACATATTGTCTCGTAGTAAACCTCACACAGTATGTGTCTATGATCTGTCAGGACAAGTGATCACAACCTGGCAGCACCCTCCTCATGACAATTACTCTAGCATGCTGACTGTAGCAGCAGGGAATGTAGTTGTTGCTGATCCTCCTAACAAGAGACTAACTATTTATTCTCTCACTGGTGAGACTCTGCGTAACGTCAGCTGCCCTCTCTTGAGTAATCATCGGGTCACGATATGCGCTGGACATGGTGATGATGTCCTCATAGCTGACCATAAGACAAAGAAAGTCTTCAGATTTAACATCACCACTAGGAATGTCATGTGGACTTTCACCCATCCTGATTATCCACAAGGTATGGTGTGCTATGGAGACTACATACTGGTAGCTGCATGCGACAGCAGTATCATCTACACACTCAGCTATGCTACAG GTGGGAAAGTAACAGAGATGAGAGATGATGCTATTGGTGGTCTCATCAGCTCTATCCATAGCTTGAGTGTCACTGGTAACACCTTGGTTGTACCTCGGTATTATACTCAGAAGCTGCTCTTCTTTAAACTGAGTGAGAAATAA